From Halobacterium sp. R2-5, the proteins below share one genomic window:
- a CDS encoding TIGR01177 family methyltransferase encodes MYVLELAGEADAFAAAEARAAARDVDVVAPGVALAETVDRERFTGLAYAHRAGELVAETTASVDSAVDALREAAVSREGTVAVRARDVRSAANVDTQRAERELGGVLVDEGFEVDLEGPDHELRALFSRDRCFLAWLAVESVRDYGDRKPTDRPFFQPGSMDPLLARALCNLARVRPGDAVLDPMCGTGGVLIEAGLLGARPLGTDAQRKMVEGARQNLAAYVPEFDLARADAARLPLRDGAVDAVVFDAPYGRQSKIETHELVDLVGDALAEARRVGDRCVLVADRDWRDEADAAGWTVAERFERRVHRSLTRYVLVLD; translated from the coding sequence GTGTACGTCCTCGAACTCGCCGGGGAGGCCGACGCGTTCGCGGCCGCCGAAGCGCGTGCCGCCGCCCGCGACGTCGACGTGGTCGCTCCCGGCGTCGCGCTCGCCGAGACCGTCGACCGCGAGCGCTTCACCGGGCTCGCCTACGCCCACCGCGCCGGCGAACTCGTCGCCGAAACCACGGCATCCGTCGATTCCGCCGTCGACGCGCTCCGCGAGGCAGCCGTCTCCCGCGAGGGAACGGTCGCCGTCCGCGCCCGCGACGTCCGGAGCGCGGCGAACGTCGACACTCAGCGGGCCGAGCGCGAACTCGGCGGCGTCCTCGTCGACGAAGGATTCGAGGTGGACCTGGAGGGTCCCGACCACGAACTGCGCGCACTCTTCTCCCGTGACCGCTGCTTCCTCGCGTGGCTCGCCGTCGAGTCCGTCCGCGACTACGGCGACCGCAAGCCCACGGACCGCCCGTTCTTCCAGCCGGGCAGCATGGACCCCCTTCTGGCTCGCGCGCTCTGCAACCTCGCCCGCGTCCGGCCCGGGGACGCCGTTCTCGACCCGATGTGCGGCACCGGCGGCGTCCTCATCGAAGCCGGGCTGCTCGGCGCGCGCCCGCTCGGCACCGACGCCCAGCGCAAGATGGTCGAGGGCGCCCGCCAGAACCTCGCCGCGTACGTCCCCGAGTTCGACCTCGCGCGCGCCGACGCCGCCCGCCTCCCGCTCCGCGACGGCGCTGTGGACGCTGTCGTCTTCGACGCGCCGTACGGCCGCCAGTCGAAAATCGAGACCCACGAGCTCGTCGACCTCGTCGGCGACGCGCTCGCGGAAGCCCGCCGCGTCGGCGACCGCTGCGTGCTCGTCGCGGACCGCGACTGGCGCGACGAGGCCGACGCCGCCGGCTGGACCGTCGCCGAGCGCTTCGAGCGCCGCGTCCACCGCTCGCTCACGCGGTACGTCCTCGTTCTCGACTGA
- a CDS encoding amidohydrolase: MTTLRIAGGRVLHPDMSVSEGDVLVDRDEGEILDVGDVEAGDERLDAEGGLVMPGLVNAHCHAAMTLLRGYADDKPLDAWLQEDIWPAEGELTEEDVRAGADLALVEMIRAGTTAFADMYFHVPEIADAVEEAGVRARLGHGVVTVGKDEGEAYRDNEESVEVARELDGAAGGRIKTAYMPHSLTTVGEEYLREFVAEAREHGVPLHFHANETTDEVDPIVDERGERPIEYADDLGMVTGEDFLAHGVHTDAAEHEVLAERGASVVHCPASNMKLASGMAPVQAMREAGVNVALGTDGAASNNDLDLFDELRDAAMLGKLAAADAAAVPAEAAVEMATAGGADALGFDGGRIEAGANADIAVVDFSAPHLAPVHDYVSHLAYAATGGDVRHTVCDGEVLMRDRELQTLDEAAVCERAESRAAALAERAE; encoded by the coding sequence ATGACTACACTGCGAATCGCAGGCGGCCGGGTGCTCCACCCGGACATGAGCGTGTCGGAGGGCGACGTGCTCGTCGACCGAGACGAGGGCGAGATTCTCGACGTCGGAGACGTCGAGGCGGGCGACGAGCGGTTGGACGCCGAGGGAGGCCTCGTGATGCCGGGGCTGGTGAACGCGCACTGTCACGCGGCGATGACGCTGCTGCGGGGGTACGCCGACGACAAGCCGCTGGACGCGTGGCTGCAGGAGGACATCTGGCCGGCGGAGGGCGAACTGACCGAAGAGGACGTGCGGGCGGGCGCGGACCTCGCGCTCGTGGAGATGATTCGCGCGGGGACGACGGCGTTCGCGGACATGTACTTCCACGTGCCCGAAATCGCCGACGCCGTCGAGGAGGCGGGCGTGCGGGCGCGGCTCGGGCACGGCGTCGTCACCGTCGGGAAGGACGAGGGCGAGGCGTACCGGGACAACGAGGAGAGCGTCGAGGTGGCGCGCGAACTCGACGGCGCCGCGGGCGGACGAATCAAGACCGCGTACATGCCGCACAGCCTGACGACCGTGGGCGAGGAGTACCTCCGGGAGTTCGTGGCGGAGGCCCGCGAGCACGGCGTGCCGCTGCACTTCCACGCGAACGAGACGACCGACGAGGTCGACCCGATCGTCGACGAGCGGGGCGAGCGCCCGATCGAGTACGCGGACGACCTCGGGATGGTTACGGGCGAGGACTTCCTCGCGCACGGCGTGCACACGGACGCGGCCGAGCACGAGGTGCTCGCGGAGCGCGGCGCGAGCGTCGTGCACTGCCCGGCGTCGAACATGAAGCTCGCGTCCGGGATGGCGCCCGTGCAGGCGATGCGCGAGGCGGGCGTGAACGTCGCGCTCGGGACGGACGGCGCGGCGTCGAACAACGACCTCGACCTCTTCGACGAGCTGCGGGACGCGGCGATGCTCGGGAAACTCGCGGCGGCGGACGCCGCGGCGGTGCCCGCCGAAGCCGCCGTCGAAATGGCGACCGCCGGCGGCGCGGACGCGCTCGGGTTCGACGGCGGACGCATCGAGGCGGGCGCCAACGCCGACATCGCGGTCGTGGACTTCTCGGCGCCGCACCTCGCGCCCGTCCACGACTACGTCTCCCACCTCGCGTACGCCGCGACGGGCGGCGACGTCCGGCACACGGTCTGCGACGGCGAGGTGTTGATGCGGGACCGGGAGCTCCAGACGCTCGACGAGGCGGCGGTCTGCGAGCGCGCCGAGTCCCGGGCTGCGGCGCTCGCCGAGCGCGCCGAGTGA
- the hisG gene encoding ATP phosphoribosyltransferase produces MRIAVPNKGRLHDPTLDLLDRAGIGVENGADRQLYADTVDPEITVLYARAADIPEYVADGAADLGITGLDQVRESGADNVEDLLDLDYGKCRLVLAAPEDGDIDEAADLAGKTVATEFPTITRAYFDGKDVDPDIVEVTGATELTPHVEMADAIVDITSTGTTLRVNRLKIVDEVLQSSVRLFAREDVTDDQKVEQVSTALQSVLSADGKRYLMLNAPEDNLDAIEDVIPGLGGPTVLDVDEPGMVAVHAVVEERDVFEAVNDLKSEGASGILVTEIERLVE; encoded by the coding sequence ATGCGCATTGCCGTGCCCAACAAGGGGCGCCTGCACGACCCGACGCTGGACCTCCTGGACAGGGCTGGAATCGGCGTGGAGAACGGGGCGGACCGGCAGCTGTACGCGGACACCGTCGACCCCGAGATTACGGTCCTGTACGCGCGGGCGGCGGACATCCCGGAGTACGTGGCTGACGGCGCGGCGGACCTCGGCATCACGGGCCTCGACCAGGTCCGGGAGTCCGGCGCGGACAACGTCGAGGACCTCTTGGACCTCGACTACGGGAAGTGCCGACTCGTCCTCGCCGCGCCGGAGGACGGCGACATCGACGAAGCGGCCGATCTGGCGGGGAAGACCGTCGCGACCGAGTTCCCGACGATCACGCGCGCGTACTTCGACGGGAAGGACGTCGACCCGGACATCGTGGAGGTGACGGGGGCGACGGAGCTCACGCCGCACGTGGAGATGGCGGACGCCATCGTGGACATCACGTCGACGGGGACCACACTACGAGTGAACCGCCTGAAAATCGTCGACGAGGTGCTCCAGAGCTCGGTGCGGCTGTTCGCTCGCGAGGACGTCACCGACGACCAGAAGGTCGAGCAGGTCTCGACGGCGCTGCAGTCGGTGCTGTCGGCGGACGGGAAGCGCTATCTGATGCTGAACGCGCCCGAGGACAACCTCGACGCCATCGAGGACGTGATTCCGGGGCTCGGCGGGCCGACGGTGCTGGACGTCGACGAGCCCGGGATGGTCGCGGTGCACGCCGTCGTGGAGGAGCGGGACGTCTTCGAGGCGGTCAACGACCTCAAGAGCGAGGGCGCGTCGGGGATTCTGGTGACCGAGATCGAGCGCCTCGTCGAGTAG
- a CDS encoding protein sorting system archaetidylserine decarboxylase, with protein sequence MFARGPWKWMYALPSAVVGAALLALSSLWGVVALALSGFVAWFHRDPDRSPEGAGAVSPADGKVSVIRETEDGRLRVGVFMNVHDVHVNRAPLAGTVDAVDHRPGGNRPAFDKESEHNERVRVTFEEHEVVLIAGAFARRIHPYVEAGDDVARADRIGHISFGSRADVVLPEAYDRADLEVEKGEKVTAGETVLASRDESDAWPTASAVRPAETDN encoded by the coding sequence ATGTTCGCGCGTGGCCCCTGGAAGTGGATGTACGCGCTCCCGTCGGCCGTCGTCGGCGCGGCGCTGCTGGCGCTGTCGTCGCTGTGGGGCGTCGTCGCGCTCGCGCTCTCGGGATTCGTCGCGTGGTTCCACCGCGACCCCGACCGGTCGCCGGAGGGCGCTGGCGCCGTCTCGCCCGCCGACGGCAAAGTGTCCGTGATTCGCGAGACCGAGGACGGCCGCCTCCGCGTGGGCGTGTTCATGAACGTCCACGACGTGCACGTGAACCGCGCGCCGCTCGCCGGCACCGTCGACGCGGTCGACCACCGACCCGGGGGCAACCGGCCAGCCTTCGACAAGGAGTCCGAGCACAACGAGCGCGTCCGCGTCACGTTCGAGGAGCACGAGGTCGTGCTCATCGCGGGCGCGTTCGCCCGCCGCATCCACCCCTACGTGGAGGCGGGCGACGACGTCGCGCGCGCCGACCGCATCGGCCACATCTCCTTCGGTAGCCGCGCGGACGTCGTCCTCCCCGAGGCGTACGACCGCGCGGACCTCGAAGTGGAGAAGGGCGAGAAGGTCACCGCGGGCGAGACGGTGCTCGCGAGCCGCGACGAGAGCGACGCGTGGCCGACGGCGAGCGCGGTGCGGCCGGCCGAGACCGACAACTGA
- a CDS encoding metal-dependent phosphohydrolase: MTDSDDALFDRVAAEMAAHLDGDASGHDVHHAWRVHRLGVRIADEEGADPRVVGVVALVHDLHRVRGDGFTHPEETIPEVREILADAAVPDGLRDPVCHCVAVHEEYGFEDDPTAAETVEAEVLQDADNLDAIGAVGVARAFQFGGAHGNLLWDPERPLPDADDAYEKDDHEDEQASTYHHIHAKLLRLHENMNTETGSDIAAERHAFLEEFAERFEAEWYGER, translated from the coding sequence ATGACCGACAGCGACGACGCGCTGTTCGACCGAGTGGCCGCCGAGATGGCCGCTCACCTCGACGGAGACGCCTCTGGCCACGACGTCCACCACGCGTGGCGTGTACACCGTCTCGGCGTCCGCATCGCCGACGAAGAGGGCGCCGACCCGCGCGTGGTCGGCGTCGTCGCGCTCGTCCACGACCTCCACCGCGTGCGCGGCGACGGCTTCACGCACCCCGAGGAGACGATTCCGGAGGTGCGCGAGATTCTCGCGGACGCCGCGGTCCCCGACGGGCTCCGCGACCCGGTGTGTCACTGCGTCGCCGTCCACGAGGAGTACGGCTTCGAGGACGACCCGACGGCAGCCGAGACGGTCGAAGCCGAGGTCCTGCAGGACGCGGACAACCTCGACGCGATCGGCGCGGTCGGCGTCGCTCGCGCGTTCCAGTTCGGCGGCGCGCACGGCAACCTCCTCTGGGACCCGGAGCGGCCGCTTCCCGACGCCGACGACGCCTACGAGAAAGACGACCACGAGGACGAGCAGGCGAGCACGTACCACCACATCCACGCGAAACTGCTGCGCCTCCACGAGAACATGAACACGGAGACCGGGAGCGACATCGCGGCGGAACGCCACGCGTTCTTAGAGGAGTTCGCGGAGCGCTTCGAGGCGGAGTGGTACGGAGAGCGGTAG
- a CDS encoding TATA-box-binding protein — protein sequence MTDPKETINIENVVASTGIGQELDLQSVAMDLEGADYDPEQFPGLVYRTQDPKSAALIFRSGKIVCTGAKSTDDVHESLRIVFDKLRELSIEVEDEPEIVVQNIVTSADLGRQLNLNAIAIGLGLENIEYEPEQFPGLVYRLDEPEVVALLFGSGKLVITGGKKPEDAEHAVDKIVSRLEELGLLE from the coding sequence ATGACTGACCCAAAGGAAACCATCAACATTGAAAACGTGGTCGCCTCGACCGGCATCGGTCAGGAACTCGACCTGCAGAGCGTCGCGATGGACCTGGAGGGGGCCGACTACGACCCCGAGCAGTTCCCCGGCCTCGTCTACCGCACCCAGGACCCGAAGAGCGCCGCGCTCATCTTCCGCTCCGGCAAGATCGTCTGCACCGGCGCGAAGTCCACCGACGACGTCCACGAGAGCCTGCGCATCGTCTTCGACAAGCTCCGCGAGCTCTCCATCGAAGTCGAGGACGAGCCCGAGATCGTCGTCCAGAACATCGTCACGTCGGCGGACCTCGGACGGCAGCTCAACCTGAACGCCATCGCCATCGGCCTCGGCCTCGAGAACATCGAGTACGAGCCCGAGCAGTTCCCCGGTCTCGTCTACCGCCTCGACGAGCCCGAGGTCGTCGCGCTGCTGTTCGGCTCCGGGAAGCTCGTCATCACCGGCGGGAAGAAGCCCGAGGACGCCGAACACGCCGTCGACAAGATCGTCTCCCGGCTCGAAGAGCTCGGCCTCCTCGAATAG
- a CDS encoding DNA polymerase sliding clamp, which produces MFKAIVSADTLRETLDSVSVLVDECKIHLDEDGLSIRAVDPANVGMVNLDLGAAAFESYEADGGIIGVNLSRLEDIAGMADSDQLVQLELDEETRKLHIQIDGLEYTLALIDPDSIRQEPDIPDLDLSANVVIEGADIDRSVRAADMVSDHIALGVDAADELFYVDAEGDTDDVHLELTRDDLIDLEAGDAHSLFSLDYLKDMNKAIPKDAEVELELGDEYPVKIHFDIAEAQGRVTYMLAPRIQSD; this is translated from the coding sequence ATGTTCAAGGCGATTGTGAGCGCCGACACGCTCCGGGAAACGCTCGACTCCGTGAGCGTGCTGGTGGACGAATGCAAGATCCACCTCGACGAAGACGGCCTCTCCATCCGCGCTGTCGACCCCGCGAACGTCGGCATGGTCAACCTCGACCTCGGGGCCGCAGCGTTCGAATCCTACGAAGCCGACGGCGGCATCATCGGCGTCAACCTCTCCCGGCTCGAAGACATCGCCGGGATGGCCGACTCCGACCAGCTCGTCCAGCTCGAACTCGACGAGGAGACCCGCAAGCTCCACATCCAGATCGACGGCCTCGAGTACACGCTCGCGCTCATCGACCCCGACTCCATCCGCCAGGAGCCCGACATCCCCGACCTCGACCTCTCCGCGAACGTCGTCATCGAGGGCGCCGACATCGACCGCTCCGTCCGCGCCGCCGACATGGTCTCCGACCACATCGCGCTCGGCGTCGACGCCGCAGACGAACTGTTCTACGTCGACGCGGAAGGCGACACCGACGACGTCCACCTCGAACTCACCCGCGACGACCTCATCGACTTAGAGGCGGGCGACGCCCACAGCCTGTTCAGTCTCGACTACCTCAAGGACATGAACAAGGCCATCCCGAAAGACGCCGAGGTCGAACTCGAACTCGGCGACGAGTACCCCGTCAAGATTCACTTCGACATCGCCGAAGCGCAGGGACGGGTCACCTACATGCTCGCGCCGCGGATTCAGTCCGACTAA
- a CDS encoding adenosylhomocysteinase produces the protein MTTASPISERLDDLESARDSGRKKIDWAFEHMPILSSLRADFQENEPLAGETVGMALHVEAKTAALVETMADAGAEVAITGCNPLSTHDDVSAALDDHDSITSYAEHGVDDTEYYEAIDAVLDHEPTVTVDDGGDLVFRVHEEHPELIDTIVGGTEETTTGVHRLRAMDDDGALEYPVIAVNDTPMKRLFDNVHGTGESSLASIAMTTNLSWASKDVVVAGYGQCGRGVAKKASGQNADVIVTEVDPRRALEAHMEGYDVMSMSEAAEVGDVFLTTTGNRDVIVEEHFEKMQDGAVLANAGHFDIEIDLEALRELADSEQEVRDGVREYELPSGKRINVLAEGRLVNLATPVSLGHPVEVMDQSFGVQAVSIRELVQNADDYDAGVHEVPDHLDRKLAEIKLDAEGIELDTLSEEQEEYMSSWQHGT, from the coding sequence ATGACCACCGCGTCGCCGATCAGCGAGCGACTCGACGACCTCGAGTCGGCTCGCGACTCCGGCCGGAAGAAGATCGATTGGGCGTTCGAACACATGCCGATTCTCTCCTCGCTGCGCGCGGACTTTCAGGAGAACGAGCCGCTCGCGGGGGAGACCGTCGGGATGGCGCTGCACGTCGAGGCGAAGACCGCGGCGCTCGTCGAGACGATGGCCGACGCCGGCGCCGAGGTCGCCATCACGGGCTGCAACCCGCTGTCGACCCACGACGACGTCTCCGCGGCGCTCGACGACCACGACTCGATCACGAGCTACGCCGAGCACGGCGTCGACGACACCGAGTACTACGAGGCCATCGACGCCGTCCTCGACCACGAGCCCACCGTGACGGTCGACGACGGCGGCGACCTCGTGTTCCGCGTCCACGAGGAACACCCCGAGCTCATCGACACCATCGTCGGCGGCACCGAGGAGACTACGACGGGCGTCCACCGCCTCCGCGCGATGGACGACGACGGCGCACTGGAGTACCCCGTCATCGCGGTCAACGACACGCCGATGAAGCGGCTGTTCGACAACGTCCACGGCACCGGCGAGTCCTCGCTGGCGTCCATCGCGATGACCACGAACCTCTCGTGGGCGAGCAAGGACGTCGTCGTCGCGGGCTACGGCCAGTGCGGCCGCGGCGTCGCGAAGAAGGCCAGCGGCCAGAACGCGGACGTCATCGTCACCGAGGTCGACCCGCGGCGCGCGCTCGAAGCCCACATGGAGGGCTACGACGTGATGTCGATGAGCGAGGCCGCCGAGGTCGGCGACGTCTTCCTCACCACCACGGGCAACCGCGACGTCATCGTCGAGGAGCACTTCGAGAAGATGCAGGACGGCGCCGTGCTCGCGAACGCCGGCCACTTCGACATCGAGATCGACCTCGAAGCGCTCCGCGAGCTCGCGGACAGCGAACAGGAAGTCCGGGACGGCGTCCGGGAGTACGAACTCCCCTCCGGGAAGCGCATCAACGTGCTCGCCGAGGGCCGCCTCGTCAACCTCGCGACCCCGGTCAGCCTCGGCCACCCGGTCGAGGTCATGGACCAGTCGTTCGGCGTGCAGGCCGTCTCCATCCGCGAACTCGTCCAGAACGCCGACGACTACGACGCCGGCGTCCACGAGGTACCGGACCACCTCGACCGCAAGCTCGCGGAGATCAAACTCGACGCCGAGGGCATCGAACTCGACACCCTCAGCGAAGAACAGGAGGAGTACATGTCCTCCTGGCAGCACGGCACGTAA
- a CDS encoding SWIM zinc finger family protein: MSPSTKRRQPPDERSRRARHEEMVVRARGDGTYEVESPSGSVYDVDLDDGECSCPDHQYRHTRCKHLRRVAIEITLGEVPAPGERDAACAACGDDLFVDREAQRASGSRTQPGDADTVDPVYCEDCTLETGETVVDRETGKLVVVVESTDDRASDVRIAGRGWSVADHYSNRDYDRDDRVVDVLYPLDRGVSPDDISPRDLRRYAFPRGRLERSR, encoded by the coding sequence ATGAGTCCCTCCACGAAGCGCCGCCAGCCGCCGGACGAGCGGAGCCGCCGCGCCCGCCACGAGGAGATGGTGGTGCGCGCCCGCGGCGACGGCACCTACGAGGTGGAGTCGCCGTCCGGCAGCGTCTACGACGTCGACCTCGACGACGGCGAGTGTTCGTGCCCCGACCACCAGTACCGGCACACGCGCTGCAAGCACCTGCGCCGGGTCGCCATCGAAATCACCCTCGGCGAGGTCCCCGCACCCGGCGAGCGCGACGCCGCCTGCGCGGCCTGCGGCGACGACCTGTTCGTCGACCGGGAGGCGCAACGCGCCTCTGGCAGCCGGACGCAGCCCGGCGACGCCGACACCGTCGACCCCGTCTACTGCGAGGACTGCACGCTCGAGACTGGCGAGACCGTCGTCGACCGCGAGACCGGGAAGCTCGTCGTCGTCGTGGAGTCGACCGACGACCGCGCGAGCGACGTCCGCATCGCGGGCCGCGGCTGGTCGGTCGCCGACCACTACTCGAACCGCGACTACGACCGCGACGACCGCGTCGTCGACGTGCTCTACCCGCTCGACCGCGGCGTCTCCCCCGACGACATCTCGCCGCGTGACCTCCGCCGGTACGCGTTCCCGCGCGGCCGCCTCGAACGCTCCCGTTAG
- the priL gene encoding DNA primase regulatory subunit PriL: protein MNARHARYPFLGESRQAVEEAGVDLGAVVAEDDAVVERARERVAGALTSGEVGERARSDRVELLSYPVARVLVSVVDEHVLVRKYAEAEAEAAYERFTADETDDSEFKSVGDDGSLSREDLLREFDLASNVHATTDGYDVNVATYLLLSSSLRPEKWRLVNRALDDGRVPVSEAELDTLLREAVRERVAEGLPLNVPEAVADALEGPVAAVRDVLSEMDLTREIDTVVPELFPPCMKHLLDQVQRGEHLPHHSRFAITTFLANIGLTTDEIVDIYKVNPGFGEEMTRYQTDHIRGESSPTEYTAPSCATMKAYGDCVNPDDLCDAINHPLSYYEAKLDDEEDDDLDDWREREDEDREADAEA from the coding sequence ATGAACGCGCGTCACGCTCGCTACCCGTTCCTCGGCGAATCCCGGCAGGCAGTCGAGGAGGCGGGCGTCGACCTCGGGGCCGTCGTCGCCGAGGACGACGCGGTCGTCGAGCGCGCCCGCGAGCGCGTCGCCGGCGCGCTCACCAGCGGCGAGGTCGGCGAACGCGCGCGCTCGGACCGCGTGGAACTGCTCTCGTACCCCGTGGCGCGCGTGCTCGTCTCCGTCGTCGACGAGCACGTCCTCGTCCGGAAGTACGCGGAGGCCGAGGCCGAGGCCGCCTACGAGCGATTCACGGCCGACGAGACCGACGACTCGGAGTTCAAGAGCGTCGGCGACGACGGCAGCCTCTCCCGGGAGGACCTCCTGCGGGAATTCGACCTCGCGAGCAACGTCCACGCGACGACGGACGGCTACGACGTGAACGTCGCGACGTACCTGCTGCTGTCGTCGTCGCTGCGCCCGGAGAAGTGGCGGCTGGTCAACCGCGCGCTCGACGACGGCCGCGTCCCCGTCAGCGAGGCCGAACTCGACACGCTCCTGCGCGAGGCGGTCCGCGAGCGGGTCGCGGAGGGCCTCCCGCTGAACGTCCCCGAGGCGGTCGCCGACGCCCTCGAAGGCCCCGTGGCGGCGGTCCGGGACGTGCTCTCCGAGATGGACCTGACGCGGGAGATCGACACCGTCGTCCCGGAGCTGTTCCCGCCGTGCATGAAACACCTCCTCGACCAGGTGCAGCGCGGCGAACACCTCCCGCACCACAGCCGCTTCGCCATCACCACGTTCCTCGCGAACATCGGGCTGACGACCGACGAGATCGTCGACATCTACAAGGTGAACCCGGGGTTCGGCGAGGAGATGACCCGGTACCAGACCGACCACATCCGCGGGGAGTCCAGCCCCACGGAGTACACGGCGCCGTCGTGTGCGACGATGAAAGCCTACGGGGACTGCGTGAACCCCGACGACCTCTGCGACGCCATCAACCACCCGCTGTCGTACTACGAGGCGAAACTCGACGACGAGGAGGACGACGACCTGGACGACTGGCGCGAGCGCGAGGACGAGGACCGCGAGGCGGACGCGGAAGCCTGA
- a CDS encoding AAA family ATPase, with amino-acid sequence MDEPLWIDEHAPSLADLPQAELRDRLRDATDEPVNLVVYGPEGAGKTAAVRALAEHAHEDPDNDLVELNVRDFFGMTKKEVSEDPRFSQFISSKRRRNSSKADLINHVLKESASYPPVSGDYNTILLDNAEAIREDFQQALRRVMERHHEATQFIIATRQPSKLIPPIRSRCFPVSVRSPTPDEITDVLRDIVEAEGVKYDGDGVEFVAGYADGDLRKAVLGAQTTAEQEGEVTMNAAYETLQEVGADDEIESMLDDAEAGEFTDARSTLDDLLVDEGMSGEEVLEEVLRVGRSRYDGDELAELHRLAGDVEFDLNAGNSDRIQVGRLLAELGRDAQ; translated from the coding sequence ATGGACGAGCCGCTGTGGATAGACGAGCACGCGCCGTCGCTGGCCGACCTGCCGCAGGCGGAGCTGCGTGACCGCCTCCGCGACGCCACCGACGAGCCCGTGAACCTCGTCGTCTACGGGCCCGAGGGCGCGGGGAAGACGGCGGCGGTGCGCGCGCTCGCCGAGCACGCTCACGAGGACCCCGACAACGACCTCGTTGAGCTGAACGTGCGGGACTTCTTCGGGATGACGAAGAAGGAGGTCAGCGAGGACCCGCGGTTCTCGCAGTTCATCTCCTCGAAGCGCCGCCGGAACTCCTCGAAGGCGGACCTCATCAACCACGTGCTCAAGGAGTCCGCGAGCTACCCGCCGGTCTCCGGCGACTACAACACGATCCTGCTGGACAACGCCGAGGCCATCCGGGAGGACTTCCAGCAGGCGCTGCGGCGCGTGATGGAGCGCCACCACGAGGCGACGCAGTTCATTATCGCGACGCGGCAGCCGTCGAAGCTGATTCCGCCGATTCGCTCGCGCTGCTTCCCGGTGTCCGTGCGCTCGCCGACGCCCGACGAGATCACCGACGTGCTCCGGGACATCGTCGAAGCGGAGGGCGTGAAGTACGACGGGGACGGCGTCGAGTTCGTCGCGGGGTACGCCGACGGCGACCTCCGGAAGGCGGTGCTGGGCGCGCAGACGACCGCCGAGCAGGAGGGCGAAGTGACGATGAACGCGGCCTACGAGACGCTCCAGGAGGTCGGCGCCGACGACGAGATCGAGTCGATGCTCGACGACGCCGAAGCGGGCGAGTTCACGGACGCGCGCTCGACGCTCGACGACCTGCTCGTCGACGAGGGGATGAGCGGCGAAGAGGTCCTCGAGGAGGTTCTTCGCGTGGGGCGCTCGCGGTACGACGGCGACGAGCTCGCGGAGCTCCACCGGCTCGCTGGCGACGTGGAGTTCGACCTGAACGCGGGGAACAGCGACCGCATCCAGGTCGGGCGGCTGCTCGCGGAGCTCGGCCGGGACGCCCAGTAA
- the hjc gene encoding Holliday junction resolvase Hjc, translated as MSNSNAKGNRRERELVNAFDERGFAVMRAPASGAATERELPDVLAGDGDVFYAVEAKSSAGDPIYLTGEEVEALVYFSQSFGAKPKIGVRFDREDWYFFHPADVYQTDGGNYRVKKETAIEDGETFDDLQGDGERDAEGSDVEDVLHAVEQGVLTPEEAASMLD; from the coding sequence ATGTCTAACTCGAACGCGAAGGGCAACAGGCGCGAGCGGGAGCTCGTGAACGCGTTCGACGAGCGCGGGTTCGCGGTGATGCGCGCGCCCGCCAGCGGCGCGGCGACCGAGCGCGAGCTCCCGGACGTGCTCGCGGGCGACGGCGACGTCTTCTACGCCGTCGAGGCGAAGTCCAGCGCCGGCGACCCAATCTACCTCACGGGCGAGGAGGTCGAGGCGCTCGTCTACTTCAGCCAGAGCTTCGGCGCGAAACCCAAAATCGGCGTGCGCTTCGACCGCGAGGACTGGTACTTCTTCCACCCCGCGGACGTCTACCAGACCGACGGCGGGAACTACCGCGTGAAGAAGGAGACCGCCATCGAGGACGGCGAGACGTTCGACGACCTGCAGGGCGACGGCGAGCGCGACGCCGAGGGCAGCGACGTCGAGGACGTCCTGCACGCCGTCGAGCAGGGCGTGCTCACGCCCGAAGAAGCGGCGTCGATGCTCGACTAA